The following are from one region of the Remersonia thermophila strain ATCC 22073 chromosome 6, whole genome shotgun sequence genome:
- a CDS encoding 60S ribosomal protein uL24 has translation MAKVSTSVSSSRRKSRKAHFAAPSSVRRVIMSAPLSKELREKYNVRSIPIRKDDEVQIVRGIHKDKEGKVTSVYRLKYVIHVERVTRDKATGQSVPVGIHPSNVVITKLKLDKDRENILARIKAGREQTAKSKGKSTA, from the exons ATGGCCAAGGTCAGCACTT CCGTttcgtcgtcgcgccgcaAGTCGCGCAAGGCGCACTTCGCCGCTCCCTCGAGCGTTCGCCGCGTCATCATGAGCGCCCCGCTCAGCAAGGAGCTCCGTGAGAAGTACAAC gtcCGGAGCATCCCCATCcgcaaggacgacgaggtccagATTGTCCGCGGCATTcacaaggacaaggagggcaaggtcACCTCGGTGTACCGCCTCAAGTACGTGATCCACGTTGAGCGCGTCACCCGCGACAAGGCTACCGGCCAGAGCGTGCCGGTCGGCATCCACCCCAGCAACGTGGTCATCACCAAGCTCAAGCTCGACAAGGACCGCGAGAACATCCTGGCTCGCATcaaggccggccgcgagcagACTGCCAAGTCCAAGGGCAAGAGCACGGCGTGA